In Marinimicrobium koreense, a single genomic region encodes these proteins:
- a CDS encoding GNAT family N-acetyltransferase, whose product MNMHPSHPSENLRATPEIRSDTASDLRSPNGYLVSITQLADIDSSMIDRWKTLEANASEPNPYLSADFIIPAARHLSNPTSLLMVAISDPEYCLRGILVITERSANLRFPFRHYALFKSPHSFIGGVLISKTHQKEVFDTIIYYFRSSRSKYKALYIDDLYISSNVYHHLSNTLFSGVYLHDSYRRAVIDLRSTTRSLVGALDHKKVKDLERCKRKFRKKGVYHWRIVEGSDITEDTVEAFLDLENKGWKGEKNTSIRSSPSEEAFFREMVYNFSGESRIFFTEILIDELIIASTCNFRIDNRVFAFKVSWDVDFRSFSPGMLNEYEFLHYLDRNRNSIHYVDSGSSHDSYIEKFWPDRAHIVNGYCLFSRPLLIFTNLLSAIRNLLRITRRYSRQLKSIMSFRGQ is encoded by the coding sequence ATGAACATGCATCCGTCGCATCCATCGGAGAACTTGAGAGCCACTCCAGAGATCAGGTCCGATACCGCTTCGGACCTGAGATCCCCCAACGGTTACCTGGTGTCGATCACACAGCTGGCGGACATTGATTCATCCATGATTGATCGCTGGAAAACGCTGGAAGCCAACGCCTCTGAGCCAAACCCTTACTTATCCGCTGACTTTATCATCCCGGCGGCGCGGCACCTGAGCAACCCGACATCACTCCTCATGGTTGCAATCAGTGACCCAGAGTATTGTTTGAGAGGAATTTTAGTTATTACCGAACGATCCGCAAACCTGCGGTTTCCATTTCGCCATTATGCGCTGTTCAAGTCCCCCCACTCTTTTATTGGTGGCGTTTTGATCAGTAAGACGCATCAGAAAGAAGTATTTGATACGATTATTTATTACTTTCGATCAAGTAGATCAAAGTATAAAGCGTTGTATATTGATGACTTGTACATAAGCTCCAACGTCTACCACCACCTGTCAAACACGCTTTTTTCGGGAGTCTATCTACACGATTCCTACCGAAGGGCCGTCATTGACCTTCGGTCCACGACACGCTCTCTGGTCGGCGCACTGGACCATAAGAAAGTCAAGGACCTGGAACGATGCAAGCGAAAGTTCAGGAAAAAAGGAGTCTATCACTGGCGAATTGTCGAAGGATCAGACATTACGGAAGATACTGTTGAGGCATTTCTTGATCTTGAGAACAAGGGCTGGAAGGGTGAAAAAAATACATCGATCCGATCCTCCCCAAGTGAAGAGGCCTTCTTTCGTGAAATGGTCTACAACTTCTCCGGGGAAAGCCGGATATTTTTCACTGAAATACTCATTGACGAGTTAATCATCGCGTCTACCTGTAACTTCCGTATAGATAACAGGGTATTCGCCTTCAAGGTATCCTGGGATGTCGATTTCCGATCCTTCAGTCCTGGCATGTTGAATGAGTACGAATTTTTGCACTATCTGGATCGAAACAGAAACTCCATTCACTATGTCGATAGCGGCTCATCCCATGATTCCTATATTGAAAAATTCTGGCCCGATCGGGCCCATATAGTGAACGGCTACTGTCTGTTCAGCCGACCATTACTCATTTTCACTAACCTACTATCAGCAATACGAAATTTGCTTAGAATCACCAGGCGGTACAGCCGTCAGCTGAAATCAATAATGAGCTTCAGGGGGCAGTAA